In Dyadobacter subterraneus, a single genomic region encodes these proteins:
- the bla gene encoding class A beta-lactamase codes for MIGRTLLKTLKISFVCTLLAYQSEVIAQTIQPVPALSNVTNLRLDHELERIAKLAKGKVGVSAVHLETGKHISLNLKELFPMASTIKVAIAVQLFTKIEKGELSLMTMVDLQPSDLHPGSGTLDVLFNKPGVQLSVQNLLELMMVISDNSATDILLRLVGGTKAVQERVNALGIKGMSIDRTIIQLIADEEGITLPPEDQWKLGFYDKLWSNTTRESRDAAELRLQKDPRDTSSPEAMVNLLTQIYTAKALKPESRDLLLAVMERCRGGVARLKGYLPAGTVIAHKTGSLNASATDDVGIITLPDGAGHVAIAIFVAESGAELPEREQTIAHISRSIYDYFLFNSPALTTSSR; via the coding sequence ATGATCGGGAGAACCTTATTAAAAACCCTAAAAATTTCTTTCGTTTGTACATTGCTGGCATATCAATCCGAGGTAATCGCGCAAACAATACAACCGGTACCAGCCTTATCCAATGTAACGAATTTAAGGCTGGATCATGAGCTTGAACGCATTGCAAAACTGGCAAAAGGGAAAGTGGGAGTTTCCGCAGTTCATCTGGAAACCGGTAAGCACATCAGCCTAAATCTGAAAGAATTGTTTCCAATGGCCAGTACCATCAAGGTTGCCATTGCCGTTCAGCTTTTTACCAAAATTGAAAAAGGAGAACTTTCACTGATGACGATGGTTGATCTTCAGCCATCTGATCTGCATCCCGGAAGCGGTACGCTTGATGTGCTTTTTAACAAACCCGGTGTTCAGCTTTCTGTTCAGAATCTGCTGGAACTGATGATGGTAATCAGCGATAACTCGGCAACTGATATTCTGCTTCGTTTGGTTGGAGGAACAAAGGCGGTGCAGGAAAGAGTAAATGCACTGGGTATTAAGGGAATGTCGATTGATAGAACGATTATTCAGTTAATCGCTGATGAAGAAGGAATTACACTGCCACCGGAAGATCAATGGAAACTTGGTTTTTACGACAAATTGTGGAGTAATACTACCCGCGAATCAAGGGATGCCGCGGAATTAAGACTACAAAAAGATCCCCGCGATACTTCTTCTCCGGAAGCCATGGTTAATTTACTGACCCAGATTTATACAGCAAAGGCACTGAAACCCGAAAGCCGCGACCTTTTGCTGGCTGTAATGGAAAGATGCAGGGGAGGAGTAGCCCGTCTGAAAGGTTACCTTCCGGCAGGAACTGTGATTGCGCATAAAACTGGTTCGCTTAATGCAAGTGCTACGGATGACGTTGGGATAATTACACTTCCTGATGGAGCCGGTCATGTTGCCATTGCCATTTTTGTCGCCGAATCCGGTGCTGAACTTCCTGAAAGAGAGCAGACCATCGCACATATTTCCCGCAGTATTTATGATTATTTTTTATTCAATTCTCCTGCTCTAACCACATCTTCCCGCTAG
- a CDS encoding serine hydrolase gives MKRLLFCIFTLVAGTSYAQKKITPAQIKEFDNYVDKVRKEWDVPGLSITVVKDNQVIFKKGYGVRELGKPQLVDTQTLFACASTTKAMTVALMGMLVDEGKVKWDDPASQYLPELQMYDPYVTRALTVRDLLTHNTGIPGTDFFTGVMNIPVNEMLKRMALVKPQYPFRGGFEYQNIMYSAAGRIIERVTGKLWSEVMQERIFDKLGMTQTAPKRKLIKSENVTKPHFKVNDTIQVIEYGPDSEIGSAGAVWSSADDMSKWVICMLDSSKFAGGRLLKPETWTEIFKPQAFFPEEEYPTMSLIKPNWRTYGLGWYQHDYKGKKVNFHTGSLSGLTAITAQLPDEKLGVYIFGNYDHAEVRHVLMYKTLDWFALGETRDWNTEFKALYTNLAEKGKKRKLDFDAKRVLNTSPSLPLDQYKGKYTSPLYGEAEVLVSGDKLSLNVNNVLKANLSHFHYDTFSATFDKAWFGKVIARFTLNNIGKADTLIFDGMEFKKSSM, from the coding sequence ATGAAACGTTTGCTATTTTGCATTTTTACACTTGTCGCGGGTACCAGTTATGCTCAGAAGAAGATTACACCGGCTCAGATCAAGGAGTTTGACAATTATGTGGACAAGGTCAGAAAAGAGTGGGATGTGCCCGGACTTTCCATTACAGTAGTAAAAGATAATCAGGTTATTTTCAAAAAAGGATATGGTGTAAGAGAACTTGGTAAGCCGCAACTTGTTGATACACAAACACTTTTTGCATGCGCTTCCACGACCAAAGCGATGACAGTCGCGCTGATGGGTATGCTTGTGGATGAGGGAAAAGTAAAATGGGATGATCCCGCGTCGCAATATCTGCCGGAACTTCAAATGTACGATCCTTATGTAACACGCGCGCTAACCGTCCGTGATCTGCTGACGCACAATACCGGAATTCCCGGAACCGATTTTTTTACCGGAGTGATGAATATTCCTGTCAATGAAATGCTCAAAAGGATGGCGCTGGTAAAACCGCAATATCCTTTCCGGGGCGGCTTTGAATATCAGAATATTATGTATTCAGCCGCAGGTCGGATTATAGAAAGAGTAACCGGGAAACTTTGGTCGGAGGTGATGCAGGAAAGAATTTTTGACAAACTTGGCATGACACAAACCGCTCCTAAACGTAAATTGATCAAATCGGAAAATGTGACAAAACCACATTTTAAAGTAAATGATACCATTCAGGTGATTGAATACGGACCGGATAGTGAGATCGGTTCTGCGGGAGCTGTCTGGTCTTCCGCGGATGATATGAGCAAATGGGTAATTTGTATGCTCGATAGCAGCAAATTTGCTGGCGGACGATTACTTAAACCTGAAACCTGGACAGAAATTTTCAAGCCTCAGGCTTTCTTTCCGGAAGAAGAATATCCAACGATGAGTTTGATTAAACCAAACTGGCGCACGTATGGGTTAGGCTGGTATCAGCATGATTACAAAGGGAAAAAAGTCAATTTTCATACCGGAAGTTTGTCCGGATTAACAGCGATCACAGCGCAATTACCGGATGAAAAACTGGGTGTTTATATTTTTGGAAATTATGATCACGCAGAAGTTCGTCATGTTTTGATGTATAAAACACTCGACTGGTTTGCACTGGGAGAAACGCGTGACTGGAATACGGAATTTAAGGCTTTGTATACCAATCTTGCTGAAAAAGGGAAAAAACGTAAACTGGATTTTGACGCAAAACGTGTTTTAAATACTTCTCCATCTTTGCCTTTGGACCAGTATAAAGGAAAATACACCAGTCCCTTATATGGAGAAGCCGAAGTTCTGGTAAGTGGAGATAAGTTGTCGCTCAACGTAAATAATGTTTTGAAAGCAAATTTATCCCATTTTCATTACGACACTTTTTCCGCAACCTTTGATAAAGCATGGTTTGGAAAGGTTATAGCGCGGTTTACTTTAAATAACATTGGAAAGGCAGATACGCTG